The following coding sequences are from one Sphingomonadaceae bacterium OTU29LAMAA1 window:
- a CDS encoding DUF2171 domain-containing protein, whose product MHDHSNIKEHMTVIGADGVHVGTVDHVDGERIKLTKNDSPSTEDGTGGKHHYLPAGLVAAIEGDTVRLSATAQNAVDMFEEAE is encoded by the coding sequence ATGCACGATCACAGCAACATCAAGGAACATATGACCGTCATCGGCGCGGACGGCGTGCATGTCGGCACGGTCGATCACGTCGACGGCGAGCGCATCAAGCTGACCAAGAACGATTCGCCGAGCACCGAGGACGGTACGGGTGGCAAGCATCATTACCTGCCGGCCGGTCTGGTTGCGGCGATCGAGGGCGACACGGTGCGGCTGAGCGCCACTGCGCAGAACGCCGTGGACATGTTCGAAGAGGCGGAGTGA
- a CDS encoding ribonucleoside-diphosphate reductase subunit alpha: MDFRDTQGDAMTDTMEATAETTTSAATEAVGTGSKAVRARPYPVEVDHSRDALLTDFGKETLNDRYLLPGEGYQDLFVRVASAYADDAAHAQRLYDYISKLWFMPATPVLSNGGTGRGLPISCYLNSVPDSLNGIVDTWNENVWLASRGGGIGTYWGNVRGIGEPVGLNGKTSGIIPFVRVMDSLTLAISQGSLRRGSAACYLDISHPEIEEFLEIRKPSGDFNRKALNLHHGVLITDAFMEAVRNGEEWHLRSPKDQAIRQTVDARSLFQKLVETRLQTGEPYIVFADHVNSNMPKHHRELGLKVSTSNLCSEITLPTGVDHLGNDRTAVCCLSSLNLETWDQWKDEKGFIEDVMRFLDNVLQDYIDRHEPGMERAAYSAGRERSVGLGVMGFHSFLQARGLPFEGAMAKSWNLRMFKHIKSQADEASMQLAIERGPCPDAADTGAMERFSCKMAIAPTASISIICGGTSACIEPIPANIYTHKTLSGSFSVKNPYLEKLLNEKSKNSEAVWSSILEHGGSVQHLDFLSTEEKDCYKTSFEIDQRWLLELAGDRTPYIDQAQSLNLFIPADVEKWDLLMLHFRAWELGIKSLYYLRSKSVQRAGFAGSGGVEADNTISAPKFEIGETTDYDECLACQ; this comes from the coding sequence ATGGACTTCAGGGACACGCAGGGTGATGCAATGACCGACACGATGGAAGCGACCGCTGAGACGACCACCAGCGCCGCGACGGAAGCCGTCGGCACTGGCAGCAAGGCCGTGCGCGCGCGCCCCTACCCCGTCGAGGTCGACCACAGCCGCGACGCGCTGCTCACCGATTTCGGCAAGGAAACGCTGAACGACCGCTACTTGCTCCCTGGCGAAGGCTATCAGGACCTCTTCGTCCGCGTCGCCTCGGCCTATGCGGACGATGCCGCACACGCCCAGCGCCTGTACGACTATATCTCCAAGCTGTGGTTCATGCCCGCCACCCCCGTGCTGTCGAACGGCGGCACCGGGCGCGGCCTGCCGATCAGCTGCTACCTCAACTCGGTCCCCGACAGCCTCAACGGCATCGTCGACACCTGGAACGAGAACGTCTGGCTCGCCAGCCGCGGCGGCGGCATCGGCACCTATTGGGGCAACGTCCGCGGCATCGGCGAACCCGTCGGCCTCAACGGCAAGACCAGCGGCATCATCCCCTTCGTCCGCGTGATGGACTCGCTCACCCTCGCGATCAGCCAGGGCAGCCTGCGCCGCGGTTCGGCCGCCTGCTATCTCGACATCAGCCATCCAGAGATCGAGGAGTTCCTCGAAATCCGCAAGCCGTCGGGCGACTTCAACCGCAAGGCGCTCAACCTCCACCACGGCGTGCTCATCACCGATGCCTTCATGGAAGCGGTGCGCAACGGCGAGGAATGGCATCTGCGCAGCCCCAAGGATCAGGCGATCCGCCAGACGGTCGACGCGCGCTCGCTGTTCCAGAAGCTGGTCGAAACCCGCCTCCAGACCGGCGAACCCTATATCGTCTTCGCCGACCACGTGAATTCGAACATGCCCAAGCATCACCGCGAGCTGGGCCTCAAGGTCTCGACCTCGAACCTGTGCAGCGAGATCACGCTGCCGACCGGCGTCGACCACCTCGGCAACGATCGCACCGCGGTCTGCTGCCTGTCGTCGCTCAACCTCGAAACGTGGGACCAGTGGAAGGACGAAAAGGGCTTCATTGAGGACGTGATGCGCTTCCTCGACAACGTCCTGCAGGATTACATCGACCGCCACGAACCCGGCATGGAGCGCGCCGCCTATAGCGCCGGCCGCGAACGCTCGGTCGGGCTCGGCGTGATGGGCTTCCACTCGTTCCTCCAGGCGCGCGGCCTCCCGTTCGAGGGCGCGATGGCCAAGTCGTGGAACCTGCGTATGTTCAAGCACATCAAGAGCCAGGCGGACGAAGCGTCGATGCAGCTCGCGATCGAACGCGGCCCCTGCCCCGACGCCGCCGACACCGGCGCGATGGAGCGGTTCAGCTGCAAGATGGCGATCGCGCCCACTGCCTCGATCAGCATCATCTGCGGCGGCACCAGCGCGTGCATCGAGCCGATCCCGGCCAACATCTACACCCACAAGACGCTGTCGGGCAGCTTCTCGGTCAAGAACCCCTATCTCGAAAAGCTGCTCAACGAGAAATCGAAGAACAGCGAAGCGGTGTGGTCCTCGATCCTCGAACACGGCGGCTCGGTCCAGCACCTCGACTTCCTCTCCACGGAAGAAAAGGACTGCTACAAGACCAGCTTCGAAATCGACCAGCGCTGGCTCCTCGAACTCGCCGGCGACCGGACGCCGTACATCGACCAGGCGCAGTCGCTGAACCTGTTCATCCCCGCCGACGTCGAGAAGTGGGACCTCCTGATGCTCCACTTCCGCGCGTGGGAGCTGGGCATCAAGTCGCTTTATTACCTGCGTTCCAAGTCGGTCCAGCGCGCCGGTTTCGCCGGCTCGGGCGGGGTCGAGGCGGACAACACGATCAGCGCACCGAAGTTCGAGATCGGCGAGACGACCGACTATGACGAATGCCTCGCGTGCCAGTGA
- a CDS encoding endonuclease domain-containing protein, with amino-acid sequence MRGNANGLTKRQQLPPLTVTTSRKLRQETGEPERRLWRALREAFPDTRFRRQVPFGPYHADFCAHAYHLIVEVDGDDHATKIKQDAARTRFLATEGYHVIRFANADVMDIIDGVVQAIAAAIAHKQKGRP; translated from the coding sequence GTGAGGGGGAATGCGAACGGCCTGACCAAACGCCAGCAACTCCCGCCGCTGACCGTCACGACGTCGCGCAAGCTACGCCAGGAAACCGGTGAACCCGAACGACGCCTGTGGCGCGCGCTCCGCGAAGCCTTTCCCGACACCCGCTTTCGCCGCCAAGTTCCGTTCGGCCCCTATCATGCAGACTTCTGCGCCCATGCCTACCACCTGATCGTCGAAGTCGACGGCGACGACCACGCCACCAAGATCAAGCAAGACGCCGCCCGCACCCGCTTCCTCGCTACCGAAGGCTACCACGTGATCCGCTTCGCCAATGCCGATGTGATGGATATCATCGACGGCGTCGTGCAGGCGATCGCCGCAGCCATCGCGCATAAGCAAAAGGGCCGCCCATAA